From Acidovorax sp. FHTAMBA, one genomic window encodes:
- a CDS encoding FMN-binding glutamate synthase family protein: MLHQLNSLYPVRYTAFALCVFGLLLSLFALVAFGVGLPVVLVFAALVALGVYDLQQSRHAILRNYPVIGHIRFMLEYVRPEVRQYFIESDSEAAPFSRAQRSLVYQRAKGDPDNRPFGTHLDVGAQGYEWVNHSLAPTQLPSHDFRVWIGGNPDAPSQSVAPCTQPYHASVFNISAMSFGALSANAILALNQGAKKGGFAHDTGEGSISQHHRVHGGDLIWEIGSGYFGCRNPDGTFSEERFAASATDPQVKMIELKLSQGAKPGHGGVLPGAKVTAEIAAARGVKEGEACISPASHSAFSNPVEMMQFIARLRTLSGGKPTGFKFCLGHPWEWFAIVKAMLVTGITPDFIVVDGAEGGTGAAPVEFTDHVGAPLQEGLLLVHNTLVGVNLRDRVRIGCAGKVISAFDIARMMALGADWCNAGRGFMMALGCIQAQNCHTGHCPTGVTTQDPLRQQALVVPDKATRVAQFHRSTLHALQELVQAAGLRHPKDITAHHIVRRISDTEVRLLSNLITRMQPGALLGPLDAQHNVFRLYWPLASAHSFQASEPALEPSIPHHVELVHAAAAGTAAVAAGEAAV, translated from the coding sequence ATGCTCCACCAACTGAACTCCCTGTACCCGGTGCGCTACACGGCCTTTGCGCTGTGCGTGTTCGGGCTGCTGCTGTCGCTGTTTGCGCTGGTGGCGTTTGGCGTGGGCCTGCCCGTGGTGCTGGTGTTTGCGGCGCTGGTGGCCCTGGGTGTGTACGACCTGCAGCAGTCGCGCCATGCCATTTTGCGCAACTACCCGGTCATCGGGCACATCCGCTTCATGCTTGAGTATGTGCGGCCCGAGGTGCGCCAGTATTTCATCGAGAGCGATAGCGAGGCCGCGCCGTTTTCGCGCGCACAGCGTTCGCTGGTCTACCAGCGCGCCAAGGGCGACCCGGACAACCGCCCCTTCGGCACGCACCTAGACGTGGGCGCGCAGGGTTATGAATGGGTGAACCACTCGCTCGCACCCACACAGCTGCCGTCGCACGACTTTCGGGTGTGGATCGGCGGCAACCCCGATGCGCCGTCGCAGTCTGTGGCGCCCTGCACCCAGCCCTACCACGCGAGCGTGTTCAACATCTCGGCCATGAGCTTTGGTGCGCTGTCTGCCAATGCGATCCTTGCTTTGAACCAGGGTGCAAAAAAAGGCGGCTTCGCGCACGACACGGGCGAGGGCAGTATCAGCCAGCACCACCGCGTGCACGGCGGCGATTTGATCTGGGAGATCGGCTCGGGCTACTTTGGCTGCCGCAACCCCGACGGCACCTTCAGCGAAGAGCGTTTTGCGGCCAGCGCCACCGACCCACAGGTGAAGATGATCGAGCTGAAACTCAGCCAGGGCGCCAAGCCCGGCCATGGCGGCGTGCTGCCGGGCGCCAAGGTGACGGCCGAGATCGCCGCTGCGCGCGGGGTGAAGGAGGGCGAGGCCTGCATCTCGCCCGCCAGCCACAGTGCGTTCAGCAACCCGGTGGAGATGATGCAGTTCATCGCCAGGCTGCGCACGCTGTCGGGCGGCAAGCCCACGGGATTCAAGTTCTGCCTGGGTCACCCGTGGGAGTGGTTTGCCATCGTCAAGGCCATGCTGGTCACGGGCATCACGCCGGATTTCATCGTGGTCGATGGCGCCGAAGGTGGCACGGGCGCTGCACCGGTGGAATTCACCGACCACGTGGGTGCACCGCTGCAAGAGGGCCTGCTGCTGGTGCACAACACCCTGGTGGGCGTGAACCTGCGCGACCGCGTGCGCATTGGCTGCGCGGGCAAGGTGATCAGCGCCTTCGACATCGCTCGCATGATGGCGCTGGGCGCCGACTGGTGCAACGCGGGGCGCGGCTTCATGATGGCGCTGGGCTGCATCCAGGCGCAAAACTGCCACACCGGCCACTGCCCCACGGGCGTGACCACCCAAGACCCGCTGCGCCAGCAGGCCCTGGTGGTGCCCGACAAGGCCACGCGCGTGGCGCAGTTTCACCGCAGCACGCTGCACGCGCTGCAGGAACTGGTGCAGGCCGCCGGGCTGCGCCACCCCAAGGACATCACTGCCCACCACATCGTGCGCCGCATCAGCGACACCGAGGTGCGCCTGCTGTCCAACCTGATCACGCGCATGCAACCGGGCGCGCTGCTCGGCCCGCTCGACGCGCAGCACAACGTGTTCCGCCTGTACTGGCCCTTGGCCAGCGCGCACAGCTTTCAGGCCAGCGAGCCTGCACTGGAACCTTCCATTCCCCACCATGTGGAGCTGGTGCACGCTGCGGCGGCGGGCACCGCGGCCGTGGCAGCAGGGGAAGCCGCCGTATGA
- a CDS encoding ATP-binding cassette domain-containing protein, whose product MLGAISLIVDNFESLSRFVAGIDRLHTLSQVVLKTPAAPTPWAEPAPAGQPADDAKPAINAHDPCEPPPHITTRIGDTLAIEGLSLYTPHFGRLLVADLSLQLQPGDALLITGPSGCGKSSLLRAIAGLWHTGSGTVQHPPLEDMFFLPQRPYMQIDTLRSQIIYPSKQTALSDERLQELLQEVRLESLSERVGGLNASYDWEKLLSVGEQQRLAFARVLARQPSIVILDEATSALDSANETALYERLRASGTTLISIAHRPAVLKHHTHVLEFKGEGAWELHAAVDFRFDN is encoded by the coding sequence GTGCTGGGCGCCATCTCGCTGATCGTGGACAACTTCGAGAGCCTGAGCCGGTTTGTGGCGGGCATCGACCGGCTCCATACCCTGTCGCAGGTCGTGCTCAAAACCCCTGCCGCGCCCACCCCCTGGGCCGAGCCCGCCCCGGCAGGCCAGCCTGCGGACGATGCGAAGCCCGCGATCAACGCCCACGACCCCTGCGAGCCCCCACCGCACATCACCACCCGCATCGGCGACACGCTGGCCATCGAAGGGCTCTCGCTTTACACCCCCCACTTCGGCCGCCTGCTCGTGGCCGACCTCTCGCTACAGTTGCAGCCCGGCGATGCGCTGCTCATCACCGGCCCGAGCGGCTGCGGCAAAAGCTCGCTCTTGCGTGCCATTGCGGGCCTGTGGCACACGGGTAGCGGCACCGTGCAGCACCCGCCCCTGGAAGACATGTTCTTCCTGCCCCAGCGCCCCTACATGCAGATTGACACGCTGCGCAGCCAGATCATCTACCCGAGCAAGCAAACGGCGCTGAGCGACGAACGCCTGCAGGAGCTGCTGCAGGAGGTGCGCCTCGAATCACTGTCCGAGCGTGTGGGGGGGCTCAACGCGTCCTACGACTGGGAGAAACTGCTGTCAGTGGGCGAGCAACAGCGCCTGGCCTTTGCCCGCGTGCTGGCGCGCCAGCCCAGCATCGTCATCCTGGACGAAGCCACCAGCGCGCTGGACAGCGCCAACGAAACCGCCCTCTACGAACGCCTGCGCGCCAGCGGCACCACTCTCATCAGCATCGCCCACCGCCCCGCCGTGCTCAAACACCACACGCACGTGCTGGAGTTCAAGGGCGAAGGGGCTTGGGAGCTGCACGCGGCAGTGGACTTCAGGTTTGATAACTGA
- a CDS encoding THUMP domain-containing protein, producing the protein MNQLQLFLPCAAGVEGFLADEVHGITGLTGQDLLVGRGGVLLRASWRQALLLNLHSRLAQRVLVQLAHRPYRSENDLYAMASDVAWEIWFTTRQTFKVEVTAQHSPLQSLNFAGLKVKDAVADRFRAKSGVRPDVNTQWPDVRIHLHLTTDEATIYIDTSGEPLFKRGWREDKGDAPLKETLAAAMIAASGWDPHGDNPQPLYDPCCGSGTIVIEAAQIACRIPAGMLRRFAFEKLLPFQAHVWSAIKNEAEGAIQASAVPIFGSDVAFRMVDFAQRNAERAGVADAVQLRGGDALQRMPPCDQPGVMLLNPPYGERIAAAGSAGRNASERAADRAQGMAVGREEAQTEDGGEFFSQLASHWKKNYAGWQAWMLTPDLKLPGKMRLKESRRVPMWNGPIECRMFRFDMIKGAVRDRAPKAAPDANDPRDAG; encoded by the coding sequence ATGAACCAACTCCAACTTTTCCTCCCTTGCGCTGCGGGCGTGGAGGGCTTTCTGGCCGATGAAGTGCATGGCATCACCGGCCTCACGGGGCAAGACCTGCTGGTCGGCCGCGGCGGCGTGCTGCTGCGCGCCTCGTGGCGCCAGGCGCTGCTGCTCAACCTGCACAGCCGACTGGCCCAGCGCGTGCTGGTGCAGTTGGCGCACCGCCCTTACCGCTCTGAAAACGACCTCTATGCCATGGCCAGCGACGTGGCCTGGGAGATCTGGTTCACCACGCGCCAGACCTTCAAGGTGGAAGTGACCGCCCAGCACAGCCCGCTGCAGAGCCTCAACTTTGCGGGCCTCAAGGTCAAGGACGCCGTGGCCGACCGCTTTCGCGCCAAAAGCGGCGTGCGGCCTGACGTGAACACCCAGTGGCCCGATGTGCGCATCCACCTGCACCTGACCACCGACGAGGCCACGATTTACATCGACACCTCCGGCGAGCCGCTGTTCAAGCGCGGCTGGCGCGAAGACAAGGGCGATGCGCCACTAAAAGAAACCCTGGCCGCCGCCATGATTGCTGCCAGCGGCTGGGACCCCCACGGCGACAACCCCCAGCCGCTGTACGACCCCTGCTGCGGCAGCGGCACCATCGTGATCGAGGCCGCGCAGATCGCCTGCCGCATCCCGGCCGGCATGCTGCGGCGCTTTGCGTTCGAGAAGCTGCTGCCGTTCCAGGCGCACGTGTGGTCTGCTATCAAAAACGAAGCTGAAGGCGCAATACAGGCAAGCGCTGTACCCATTTTTGGCAGTGATGTGGCCTTCCGCATGGTCGACTTTGCCCAGCGCAATGCCGAGCGCGCCGGTGTGGCCGATGCCGTGCAACTGCGCGGCGGCGACGCCCTGCAGCGCATGCCACCGTGCGACCAGCCTGGCGTGATGCTGCTGAACCCGCCCTACGGCGAGCGCATTGCTGCCGCCGGGAGCGCGGGCCGCAACGCCAGCGAGCGCGCCGCCGACCGCGCCCAGGGCATGGCCGTGGGCCGCGAAGAGGCGCAGACCGAGGATGGCGGCGAGTTCTTCAGCCAGCTGGCCTCGCACTGGAAGAAGAACTACGCTGGTTGGCAGGCCTGGATGCTCACACCCGACCTCAAGCTGCCCGGCAAGATGCGCCTGAAAGAATCGCGCCGCGTGCCGATGTGGAACGGCCCCATCGAGTGCCGCATGTTCCGCTTCGACATGATCAAGGGCGCCGTGCGCGACCGCGCCCCGAAGGCTGCTCCAGACGCTAACGACCCACGCGATGCGGGTTGA
- a CDS encoding GNAT family N-acetyltransferase, protein MTDFEIYTPTAEEVHSGVLGRRMRQFNYGFVGEYGQSQPVWVSARDAQGELVGGLRGFVFLEWLNVELLFVDEAARHHGVGRNLLATAEQKARDLGAHSVTLNTFEWQARGFYLKQGYEEFGHIDNYIQGFQLVYLKKALMS, encoded by the coding sequence ATGACCGACTTTGAGATCTACACACCCACAGCAGAAGAAGTTCACTCCGGCGTCTTAGGCCGTCGGATGCGGCAGTTCAACTACGGGTTCGTCGGTGAGTACGGCCAGTCCCAGCCGGTGTGGGTGAGCGCGCGTGACGCCCAGGGCGAATTGGTGGGCGGGCTGCGCGGATTCGTGTTTTTGGAATGGCTGAACGTGGAACTGCTGTTTGTGGACGAAGCCGCCCGGCACCATGGAGTGGGCCGCAACCTGCTGGCAACAGCGGAACAGAAAGCCCGCGACCTGGGCGCACACAGCGTGACGCTGAACACTTTCGAATGGCAGGCTCGGGGGTTTTACCTGAAACAGGGCTATGAGGAGTTTGGGCACATCGACAACTACATCCAGGGATTTCAGCTGGTGTATTTGAAGAAGGCTTTGATGTCCTGA
- a CDS encoding putative toxin-antitoxin system toxin component, PIN family: MRVELRLPAEAVAGEPARPVVVDTNVALDLLIFSDPRTAPLRALLAQGRLAWIATQVMRDELERVLAYPHIVGRMDYYRVDAARVLAAFDAQARLVEIAPKVAYVCKDADDQKFIDLAAAHRAILLSKDKAVICMRKRLMNFGADVATALVLEAGVAALAV, encoded by the coding sequence ATGCGGGTTGAATTGCGCCTGCCGGCTGAGGCCGTAGCGGGCGAGCCCGCACGCCCCGTGGTGGTGGACACCAATGTGGCGCTCGATCTGCTGATCTTCAGCGACCCGCGCACCGCCCCTCTGCGCGCACTGCTGGCCCAGGGGCGCCTGGCCTGGATAGCGACCCAGGTCATGCGCGACGAACTGGAGCGCGTGCTGGCCTATCCGCACATCGTTGGGCGCATGGACTACTACCGCGTGGATGCAGCGCGGGTACTCGCTGCATTTGATGCGCAGGCGCGGCTGGTGGAGATCGCGCCCAAGGTGGCCTATGTGTGCAAGGACGCGGACGACCAGAAGTTCATCGACCTGGCGGCGGCACACCGGGCGATTTTGCTGAGCAAGGACAAGGCGGTGATTTGCATGCGCAAGCGGTTGATGAATTTCGGGGCGGATGTGGCGACTGCGCTGGTGCTGGAGGCGGGGGTAGCAGCACTTGCGGTTTGA
- a CDS encoding thioesterase family protein yields MARIVFDLPPHFGFATELQIYISHVNQGGHLDNAQLLTLVSEARVRFFQSLGYPEADVGGLSIVVGDIVAQYKSEGFHGETMRVEMAPADFNRYGFDLVFCMTEKTSDREVARGKIGIVFIGKADRKVAPIPESIRQLLLRKA; encoded by the coding sequence ATGGCCCGCATCGTCTTTGACCTCCCCCCGCACTTCGGCTTTGCCACCGAGCTGCAGATCTACATCAGCCACGTCAACCAGGGCGGGCACCTGGACAACGCGCAGCTGCTCACGCTGGTGTCCGAGGCGCGTGTGCGGTTCTTCCAGTCGCTGGGCTACCCCGAGGCCGATGTGGGCGGCCTGTCCATCGTGGTGGGTGACATCGTGGCGCAGTACAAGTCCGAAGGTTTCCATGGCGAGACCATGCGGGTGGAGATGGCGCCAGCCGATTTCAACCGCTACGGCTTTGACCTGGTGTTCTGCATGACCGAAAAAACCTCCGACCGCGAGGTGGCGCGCGGCAAGATCGGCATCGTTTTCATCGGCAAGGCCGACCGCAAGGTGGCGCCGATCCCGGAGTCCATCCGCCAGTTGCTCCTGCGCAAGGCTTGA